In Asanoa sp. WMMD1127, one genomic interval encodes:
- a CDS encoding Wzz/FepE/Etk N-terminal domain-containing protein, whose amino-acid sequence METTGPTAPDLSDYLGLFRRQWWLVVLGCALGIGAAFAATQVMPKTYESVTSVLVQPAGQDTNVAGGRTKGDINLDTEAQLVGSTQIAVGAADLLRSGDAPGVLAKGVSVTVPPNTAVLEITYKAPDPAQAQAGSHAFAEAYLRNREASAQAGIDAQIAALTSKVKQLNTNLAQINTKLADLPESAASRPSLESQRSTNQSQLNSLSGKLNDLTTETVSAGKIISDAQLPSAPTKPNKKLNLATGAMLGLLLGLSVAVVRERVDRRVRAAADVQRASRMPVLAELTVASGPQLDEIFQPYAAGGRTFNRLRNEVLASLRTEDRVVVVTGASRGVASTLVAANLAAAMARSGSEVVLLGAHLPDSLVETAPLARLFGIGATPGLGDVLTGKVPLRAAVQRAPRVPSLRVITTGGTGSAGGLLQSQALRQVLAQLRRRDWYIVIDAPSTATSADAQSLARLADAAILTVELRRTRRPEVLDAVAQLTRVGTPLLGTVVIPRLVPSTDGHAELGDDDAEFSHDEDTPDFDDLRDLDSSGDVLRAGPRDLPRARPASKEDDSGDLSVAGVNLSGLRSRPTSPRRSPRVKTEDPDTAVLRRLDSETLRDMDRAANNGQHTAS is encoded by the coding sequence GTGGAAACCACCGGCCCCACCGCGCCCGACCTCTCCGACTACCTCGGCCTGTTCCGCAGGCAGTGGTGGCTGGTTGTGCTGGGGTGCGCGCTCGGCATCGGCGCCGCCTTCGCCGCGACCCAGGTCATGCCGAAGACCTACGAGTCGGTCACCTCGGTTCTCGTGCAGCCGGCCGGCCAGGACACCAACGTGGCCGGCGGCCGGACCAAGGGCGACATCAACCTCGACACCGAGGCCCAGCTCGTCGGCTCGACGCAGATCGCGGTCGGCGCGGCCGACCTGCTCCGCTCCGGTGACGCGCCGGGCGTACTGGCCAAGGGCGTCTCGGTCACCGTGCCGCCGAACACCGCCGTCCTGGAGATCACCTACAAGGCGCCGGACCCGGCCCAGGCCCAGGCGGGCTCGCACGCGTTCGCCGAGGCGTACCTGCGCAACCGCGAGGCCAGCGCGCAGGCCGGCATCGACGCCCAGATCGCGGCCCTGACGAGCAAGGTCAAGCAGCTCAACACCAACCTCGCGCAGATCAACACGAAGCTCGCCGACCTGCCGGAGAGCGCCGCGTCGCGGCCGAGCCTGGAGAGCCAGCGCAGCACCAACCAGAGCCAGCTCAACTCGCTGAGCGGCAAGCTCAACGACCTGACCACCGAGACGGTCAGCGCTGGCAAGATCATCAGTGACGCGCAGCTGCCCAGCGCGCCGACCAAGCCCAACAAGAAGCTCAACCTGGCCACCGGCGCGATGCTCGGCCTGCTGCTCGGGCTCTCCGTCGCCGTCGTCCGGGAGCGGGTCGACCGCCGGGTCCGGGCCGCCGCCGACGTGCAGCGGGCCTCGCGGATGCCGGTGCTCGCCGAGCTGACGGTGGCCAGCGGGCCACAGCTTGACGAGATCTTCCAGCCGTACGCCGCCGGCGGCCGCACCTTCAACCGCCTGCGCAACGAGGTGCTGGCCAGCCTGCGCACCGAGGACCGCGTCGTGGTGGTCACCGGGGCCAGCCGCGGGGTGGCCTCCACCCTGGTCGCGGCGAACCTGGCCGCCGCCATGGCCCGCAGCGGCAGCGAGGTCGTGCTGCTCGGCGCCCACCTGCCCGACAGCCTGGTGGAGACCGCGCCGCTGGCCCGGCTGTTCGGCATCGGCGCCACCCCGGGCCTCGGTGACGTGCTGACCGGCAAGGTCCCGCTGCGCGCGGCCGTGCAGCGGGCGCCCCGGGTGCCGTCGCTGCGGGTCATCACGACCGGCGGCACCGGCAGCGCCGGCGGCCTGCTCCAGTCGCAGGCCCTCCGCCAGGTGCTCGCCCAGCTCCGCCGCCGCGACTGGTACATCGTGATCGACGCGCCGTCCACCGCCACCAGCGCCGACGCGCAGAGCCTGGCCCGCCTCGCCGACGCCGCGATCCTCACCGTCGAGCTGCGGCGCACCCGCCGCCCCGAGGTCCTGGACGCGGTCGCGCAGCTCACCCGGGTCGGCACCCCGCTGCTCGGCACGGTGGTGATCCCCCGGCTCGTGCCGAGCACGGACGGCCACGCCGAGCTCGGCGACGACGACGCCGAGTTCAGCCACGACGAGGACACGCCGGACTTCGACGACCTGCGCGACCTCGACAGCTCCGGCGACGTCCTCCGGGCCGGGCCACGCGACCTGCCACGGGCCCGCCCGGCCAGCAAGGAGGACGACTCCGGCGACCTGAGCGTCGCGGGCGTCAACCTGTCCGGCCTGCGCAGCCGGCCCACGTCGCCGCGCCGCTCGCCCCGCGTCAAGACGGAGGACCCGGACACCGCGGTGCTCCGCCGCCTCGACTCCGAGACCCTCCGCGACATGGATCGCGCCGCCAACAATGGTCAGCACACCGCTTCGTGA
- a CDS encoding sulfotransferase, producing MKSSHVPAPVKRVVHFGSRSYGRITAPARMLPSFLICGGQRCGTTSLYRALAAHPVVLKAVLHKGVHYFDTSYQRGMAWYRGHFPLQRTADKVTERHGVPAQTFESSPYYMYHPHAVARIARDLPGVKLVTLVRDPVERAYSQHAHELARGFEAEPSFARALALEPGRLHGQEERLVQDPTWYSFAHQHHAYRARGEYATYLSAMANRIGRDRMLVVESERFFATPEEVYDEVLAFLGLPNLGYPVFERHNARPRQSAMDERTRRDLTAHFAAYDDRLTEWLGRPPVWRA from the coding sequence GTGAAGTCGTCGCATGTCCCGGCCCCGGTCAAGCGGGTCGTCCACTTCGGATCCCGGTCCTACGGCCGGATCACCGCGCCGGCCCGGATGCTGCCGTCGTTCCTCATCTGCGGCGGCCAGCGGTGCGGCACCACCTCGCTCTACCGGGCGCTGGCCGCGCACCCGGTGGTGCTCAAGGCCGTGCTGCACAAGGGCGTGCACTACTTCGACACGTCGTACCAGCGGGGAATGGCCTGGTATCGCGGGCATTTTCCGTTGCAGCGCACCGCCGACAAGGTGACCGAGCGCCACGGCGTGCCGGCGCAGACGTTCGAGTCGAGCCCCTACTACATGTACCACCCGCACGCGGTCGCCCGGATCGCCCGCGACCTGCCCGGCGTCAAGCTCGTCACGCTGGTCCGCGACCCGGTCGAGCGGGCCTACTCGCAGCACGCCCACGAGCTGGCCCGCGGTTTCGAGGCGGAGCCCTCGTTCGCCCGGGCGCTCGCGCTCGAGCCGGGGCGGCTGCACGGGCAGGAGGAGCGGCTCGTCCAGGACCCCACCTGGTACAGCTTCGCCCATCAGCACCACGCCTACCGGGCCCGCGGCGAGTACGCGACCTACCTGTCGGCGATGGCCAACCGGATCGGCCGCGACCGGATGCTGGTGGTGGAGAGCGAGCGGTTCTTCGCGACCCCGGAAGAGGTCTACGACGAGGTGCTCGCCTTCCTGGGGCTGCCGAACCTCGGCTATCCCGTGTTCGAGCGGCACAACGCCCGGCCCCGGCAGTCCGCAATGGACGAACGCACCCGGCGCGACCTGACCGCACACTTCGCGGCGTACGACGACCGCCTGACCGAGTGGCTCGGCCGCCCACCGGTCTGGCGCGCATGA